Proteins from a genomic interval of Paenibacillus sp. FSL R5-0623:
- a CDS encoding helix-turn-helix domain-containing protein, whose translation MDHSLHPLFKPIQMNGTYPNSYYVEKIPAAGLMAYVACYWESGSLPNTYADVAKREGPERSMTTVPARVLPDGCTDMLITYDPVCSEHSYAYCGNYTQPFAIPEPFDYDPPARDYTFGVRFFPGGAHVFHGMPLEWFTDKRIALQECWPEKLNELQERMAETNRFAERVEVMNAYLSPLPVQASTSENNLMKNVLHRIFIDGGRMSVQELAMREVISERQLHRKFSEWVGISPKRFSEVVRFHRVLSDIHQGNTADWAMLAQNHGFFDQAHLIRQFRKFYGETPLTAAREHGRMLSDLYNRSAAPSVILKS comes from the coding sequence GTGGATCACAGCTTGCACCCGTTGTTTAAACCTATTCAGATGAATGGAACGTACCCTAACAGTTATTATGTTGAGAAAATACCTGCTGCCGGTCTGATGGCTTATGTGGCCTGTTATTGGGAATCAGGATCTCTTCCGAACACATATGCAGATGTTGCTAAGAGAGAAGGTCCAGAGCGATCGATGACGACGGTACCTGCCCGGGTATTGCCGGATGGTTGCACGGACATGCTGATTACATACGACCCGGTCTGTTCAGAGCACTCCTATGCTTACTGTGGCAATTATACACAGCCGTTCGCTATACCTGAGCCATTCGATTATGATCCTCCTGCTAGAGACTACACCTTTGGTGTGCGGTTCTTCCCAGGTGGAGCGCATGTCTTTCATGGCATGCCTCTGGAGTGGTTTACGGATAAGCGAATTGCCCTTCAGGAATGTTGGCCGGAGAAGCTGAATGAGCTTCAGGAACGGATGGCCGAAACGAATCGTTTTGCAGAGCGAGTAGAGGTTATGAATGCGTACTTGAGTCCGTTGCCCGTGCAGGCAAGCACATCGGAGAACAATTTGATGAAAAACGTACTGCACCGCATCTTTATAGATGGGGGACGTATGAGTGTCCAAGAGCTGGCGATGCGTGAAGTGATCAGTGAACGGCAGTTGCATCGCAAGTTCTCGGAATGGGTCGGAATCAGCCCCAAGCGATTCAGTGAGGTGGTTCGTTTTCATCGTGTGCTGAGCGATATTCATCAGGGGAACACGGCAGACTGGGCAATGCTTGCCCAGAATCATGGATTTTTTGACCAAGCCCATCTGATTCGGCAATTTCGCAAGTTTTATGGAGAGACTCCGTTGACGGCAGCCAGGGAACACGGCAGGATGTTGTCCGATTTGTACAATAGATCTGCAGCACCTTCGGTTATACTGAAGTCGTGA
- a CDS encoding AraC family transcriptional regulator: MKLTMKKVVYWMDTRIFFGKTEEAARLPIYMTTVGYWEHQYETERPEGFPDYQIHQIIHGQGRLIIQEDEYIVGPGDVFFLYPDVPHRYMPISDRWELAWVSFQGREASQLLSYAGITGSRVCRLRTATLLRGLEQLLVSGENGGDTDYADYDVECSKQLYALLLDLKPLLIASANYNDELERLKPVLRYIAEHLDRSLSLKELADVAVVSPQYLCRLFQRALHTRPVFYVNQERINRSKQLMFSERELRIYEVADRVGYENASYFCAMFKRHTGMSPERFRKLHGLN, from the coding sequence ATGAAACTAACGATGAAGAAAGTGGTGTACTGGATGGATACCCGGATTTTTTTTGGTAAAACAGAAGAAGCTGCTCGCCTGCCGATCTATATGACCACGGTTGGTTACTGGGAACATCAATATGAAACCGAGCGTCCAGAGGGATTCCCGGATTATCAGATCCACCAGATTATTCATGGTCAGGGGAGACTGATTATACAAGAAGACGAGTATATCGTCGGACCGGGTGACGTTTTCTTTCTGTATCCTGATGTCCCGCATCGATATATGCCCATCAGTGATCGGTGGGAGCTGGCTTGGGTCTCGTTTCAGGGGAGAGAGGCCAGCCAGTTATTATCATATGCGGGGATAACCGGCTCACGCGTATGCAGACTCAGGACAGCAACGCTGCTGCGTGGCCTGGAGCAACTTCTGGTTAGCGGAGAGAATGGCGGTGATACGGATTACGCAGATTACGATGTTGAATGCTCCAAACAATTATATGCCCTCCTGCTGGATCTGAAGCCACTACTCATCGCATCCGCCAATTATAATGATGAACTGGAGCGCTTGAAGCCTGTGCTGCGTTATATCGCAGAGCATCTGGATCGTTCACTTTCCCTAAAGGAACTGGCCGATGTGGCTGTGGTATCTCCTCAATATTTGTGCAGGCTGTTTCAGAGGGCACTCCATACCAGACCTGTATTTTACGTGAACCAGGAACGGATCAATCGAAGCAAACAACTTATGTTCAGTGAGAGAGAGCTTCGAATATATGAAGTTGCTGATCGGGTGGGTTACGAGAATGCCAGTTATTTCTGTGCGATGTTCAAAAGGCATACAGGCATGAGTCCAGAGCGTTTTCGCAAACTGCACGGGCTGAATTGA
- a CDS encoding DinB family protein produces MNGTLQIRDHLLNELETGVRTGASLIRLIRSEEWSYRPQENMRSLVELVHHFIQITASDLAIMQEKGEAEVGLVENSLSGIEDIEKLEATLWSNFESYKAYITGLSEDDFLNRSTKAFYMEHGHLQVQWQIETVTHVFHHRSQLYNYLKQQGHELNFFMLYA; encoded by the coding sequence ATGAATGGAACATTGCAGATTCGGGATCACTTGTTAAATGAGTTGGAAACAGGCGTACGGACGGGGGCTTCGTTAATTCGCTTGATTCGTTCGGAGGAGTGGTCTTATCGTCCACAGGAGAACATGCGTTCATTGGTGGAGCTAGTGCATCATTTTATCCAGATTACCGCATCCGATCTTGCTATTATGCAGGAAAAAGGTGAAGCTGAGGTTGGTCTGGTGGAGAATAGTCTGTCGGGGATTGAGGATATCGAGAAGCTTGAAGCAACGTTATGGAGCAATTTCGAATCCTACAAAGCCTATATCACGGGATTGAGCGAAGATGACTTTTTGAATCGTTCAACAAAAGCTTTTTATATGGAACATGGTCACTTGCAGGTTCAATGGCAGATTGAAACGGTAACGCATGTATTCCATCACCGTTCGCAGCTGTATAACTATCTCAAGCAGCAGGGCCATGAACTGAACTTTTTCATGCTGTATGCGTAA